cttatatatatatatatacccTTTGTGCACGCAATTACCAGTGTAAcacataatttttatgaaaaaaaaaaaaaaaaaaaagaaaaaggaTTTAAAATAGAGATCTAAcaatttaaaatttaaattaaaacaGAAATAGAAACTTTTATAACAGTATTCTTAAAAGAATGAAGAACGTTCCTATTATATgtgcatatatatacacatatatatatatatatatatatatatatatatatatattaattttatctTTGTGTCTTTCTTacaataatttatattgatatatatatatattctataggacgttataaataaagaaagaAACTTGTTTTATATACACATTATGCATcctttattatatttcttaaaaaaagttataatatgagtctttatttctatttctACATTTTACATGGcacacacatataaatttaaccacaaaaaaaagaaaaaaaaaaaaaaaaaaaaaaaaaaaaaaaaaaattatatatattatatatatatatatatatatttatatataatttcattgtatatataaattaaaaatatataaatatatttaccCTTCTTGTCATATTTTGaaacataaaattattatgtattatagatacatacatacatacaataccatatatttaaatatgtatgaaaaatatgagattatttatgtttttaaagaaatatattttataaataatctAACAAATAGGTTTAATTGTATAGTTGTATTTTTTGTAggtttattttattttttattttttctttcaaAACTAAATATAGTCATTCAAGTgaacataaaaaaagtatatcattttaaaaaataatatcgttcttttaaaaatataaataaataaacaaacaaataaataaataacaaGTAGCCTTCACGTGttacttttttttctaacctatatataaaatataatatatatatatataatatatatgtgctAACGTTGAACTgttatttatgttttattttttctttcttgagtctagaagaaaaatgtataaacgaataaataaatttattgTATTCCTTTTgaattatcaaaaaattgtgtttataaaaaaataaaaaagtaaataaaagataatgCCTAGTACGAATTAGTCTCTCTTTAATTATATGTGAATGTGcaatattttattttattttattttatttttttttttttttgaatcttgtaatatttttcatatatttttttgtttaaaaataaaaaataaataaataaaataaataaataaatatatacatataatatatatatttatttttttatatttatgtttatgtTTGCTTGTTATACTTTATAAAAAATCATTCCAGATGAAATTCAGCAAGAAATTACATGAGCGTGCTCATCCAAAATATAGAGAGCATTACATTGCTTATAAggatttaaaaaaatttattaaattaataacAGGTaggatataaaaaaaaaaaaaaatatatatatatatatataatatatatgtgacAATATAGAGAATGAGGAAATTTcattgtttatatatatatatatatatatatatatatatatatttatatttatatttttgtttatgTTTAACCTGTTTGATATTGTAGGGAAGGATACGTCGACATTTACTATCAAAGAAGTGACAAGCAAGCTTGGATATAATCGAGCTTTAAGTTGCAGAGAATATAAAACACCTGAATCCAGATTTGAAGATATCTTAAATATAgaattagaaaaaataaataattttactttatatattataaaagcATGGTATGAAGATATTGAATTctattataataaattaaaagagAATCTTATAgatgatataaaagatgttgaaaataaattacaTGCATTaggaaatatattaatatttctagaagattataaacatattaattttattgggtttcataaaataacaaaaaaatttgataaacataatgataatgtattaaactcatcattttatataagtGTAGTTATAAAAAGTTTCTTTATGAATTTTGATATAAACGTcttgatatatattttgtctgtgtgttataaatatttaagGTTACTTAAAGGTGGAATTAAAAGGGGCACAcagaaaaaagaaatagacaaaatagaaaaaatagaagatgaaaaaagagagaataataaaattaattacAACAATCATAACAATGATCACGATATAAAACAAAGTGATGACCATATAAGTGGTGACTATATAAGTGGTGACTATATAAGTGGTGACCATATAAGTGGTGACCATATAAGTGATGACCATTTAAGTGGtgataatatttcatataatataattacaaATGCATGtcatgaaaaaaaaaatggtaTAGGAATAAAACAtgttaaatatattgtGAAGGCacaaaatttaatattaataaaagtaGAAATAGCTAGAcgttttatatttaaatattataatatagaaGAAGATGAATGTATaggaaatataaaaaaatttttagatattatatctaaaaacaaaattcataattatttattaacaATTTATTTTGATGATAAACATTTTAGTACCtatcataaaaatgtaaatacAAACCTTTCTAATATAGatgatgaatatattagaaTTAGATCctataattatataagtaataataaaatacataatgAACATACATCGTTACAATATTTTAACTTATATGAACCTAGTCATCATcataaagaaaaatatttattattcaaaGATATTGAAACCTCcaattttttaaatataaaaaaagtagAAGACCTTGAAATACTGCTCAAAGAAGAAAcatataatcatatatataataataaaaaccATTTACATAAAACATATGAAAAGGAGAATAATTCCTCAACAGAAACATTTCAAAATAACAAgaaagatataaataaacaGTATTTTTTGAAGAACACACAATTCTTTTTAAACTTTATGGAACAcatgaaaaataaaaaattgaCAAGTTGTATGAGAAGCAAAGTAAATAGATTATATTTTAGTGATGATAAAACGTGGGGGTATATTGATGAGAATATATCCTACTGGGCTCACAAcgataaaaaaaatatgcaTACGTTTGAAGATGAAGATGAAAGTGTAGATGAAGATGAAAGTGTAGATGAAGATGAAAGTGTAGATGAAGATGAAAGTGTAGATGTAGATCAAAATGTAGATGTAGATCAAAATGTAGATGTAGATCAAAATGTAGATGTAGATCAAAATATAGATGTAGATCAAAATGTAGATGTAGATCAAAATGTAGATGTAGATCAAAATGTAGATGTAGATGATTTAGATGC
This region of Plasmodium gaboni strain SY75 chromosome 12, whole genome shotgun sequence genomic DNA includes:
- a CDS encoding putative vacuolar transporter chaperone; amino-acid sequence: MKFSKKLHERAHPKYREHYIAYKDLKKFIKLITGKDTSTFTIKEVTSKLGYNRALSCREYKTPESRFEDILNIELEKINNFTLYIIKAWYEDIEFYYNKLKENLIDDIKDVENKLHALGNILIFLEDYKHINFIGFHKITKKFDKHNDNVLNSSFYISVVIKSFFMNFDINVLIYILSVCYKYLRLLKGGIKRGTQKKEIDKIEKIEDEKRENNKINYNNHNNDHDIKQSDDHISGDYISGDYISGDHISGDHISDDHLSGDNISYNIITNACHEKKNGIGIKHVKYIVKAQNLILIKVEIARRFIFKYYNIEEDECIGNIKKFLDIISKNKIHNYLLTIYFDDKHFSTYHKNVNTNLSNIDDEYIRIRSYNYISNNKIHNEHTSLQYFNLYEPSHHHKEKYLLFKDIETSNFLNIKKVEDLEILLKEETYNHIYNNKNHLHKTYEKENNSSTETFQNNKKDINKQYFLKNTQFFLNFMEHMKNKKLTSCMRSKVNRLYFSDDKTWGYIDENISYWAHNDKKNMHTFEDEDESVDEDESVDEDESVDEDESVDVDQNVDVDQNVDVDQNVDVDQNIDVDQNVDVDQNVDVDQNVDVDDLDAHEQYYNHLYDKASNKNHDLKKILNKDKNFKFLKKGRNKKYAYFNYAVIDISLKEEQKNNDFLTKLNNRGLLKEIWGYSSFLQGISLLYSNRLSTYPHWKIYTSTDHMKLNKSTKKFKRGKNKKETKNKNDNINGNMNDNMNGNMNGNMNDNINDSINGNMNDNINDNKNDNMNDNIIYNFFNHLKHDQFNSDVVLTSPYISNQSNKKKKKKKIKKIKKXXXXXXXXXXEIEKKKKKKKKNLNINSNFNLIHPLSNEIYSTNNNNNNNFSIKKINKYSNNLKDLSIKNTSLIYDNNLYEPLLQQTNNTYDNTLQSLIRKIISPIKNIFFSTPNTQHNSKPKNSVVRVEPKTFFANERTLLQWLNTSVLLSTISITLLNFSNSYGFFSGVIMAPVSIFFILYSFYIYLKRSDALVNKEPINYTDKLGPLILVLTLTFSLSTVVVLNIYGRWKTEIWS